From one Streptomyces sp. ICC1 genomic stretch:
- a CDS encoding DUF916 domain-containing protein yields MTCTDPAARRGRRPAGARHTAALLLAVLLALSVVPTARAATTAPAAGAEDRKSTFGVQPAGPKGPDARPHFSYGVTGGAGMRDQIAVWNYGEESLTLAVYASDAVNTVDGGFDLLPAGQAPKDAGSWIKLEKDQVTVPPKGNVLVPFTVSVPRDVTPGDHTGGIVASLPGGGQDAQGNKVKLDQRVGARVYIRAAGTLTPRLEVQQVSAAYEGTANPFAAGSATVTYTLRNTGNVRLGARQAVRVNGLFGTSVTAGGLGDLGDLLPGSSLTITAKADGVAPVVRSSAVVSVQPVAARDGVDPKLPSLTRSVSLWTVPWTLLAVVLVITGGGLWVRRRRRLARAAATASARRRNTSEPNNRQHAPKEPIVQFTRPGRRSAAVAASAVAAALAGLALTSPTAAQAAPAGSATVNPATGADTSSIDLTTSAACPAPATNILVKVAGKGFPAEGKNVVGNSPISTYGQAPSGGINVPLTMTMRDYANEAGFSVLEGRYDLTVVCRKAFGSDTYGDFTGSVWFTSNTAYQTTDPAVPTPTR; encoded by the coding sequence ATGACCTGCACCGACCCCGCCGCCCGGCGCGGCCGCCGCCCCGCCGGGGCGCGGCACACGGCCGCCCTGCTCCTCGCCGTCCTGCTCGCGCTGTCCGTCGTACCGACCGCGCGGGCCGCGACGACGGCCCCGGCCGCCGGCGCCGAGGACCGCAAGTCCACCTTCGGCGTGCAGCCGGCCGGCCCGAAGGGGCCCGACGCGCGCCCGCACTTCTCCTACGGGGTGACCGGCGGTGCCGGGATGCGCGACCAGATCGCCGTCTGGAACTACGGCGAGGAATCGCTCACCCTCGCCGTCTACGCGAGCGACGCGGTCAACACCGTCGACGGCGGCTTCGACCTCCTCCCGGCCGGCCAGGCCCCCAAGGACGCGGGCAGCTGGATCAAGCTGGAGAAGGACCAGGTCACCGTCCCGCCCAAGGGCAACGTCCTCGTGCCCTTCACCGTCAGCGTGCCCCGCGACGTCACCCCCGGCGACCACACCGGAGGCATCGTCGCCTCACTGCCCGGCGGCGGCCAGGACGCCCAGGGCAACAAGGTCAAGCTCGACCAGCGGGTCGGCGCCCGCGTCTACATCCGCGCCGCCGGGACCCTGACCCCCCGCCTGGAGGTCCAGCAGGTCAGCGCCGCCTACGAGGGCACCGCCAACCCCTTCGCCGCCGGCTCGGCCACCGTGACGTACACCCTGCGCAACACCGGCAACGTCCGGCTCGGCGCCCGGCAGGCCGTCCGCGTCAACGGCCTGTTCGGCACCTCCGTCACCGCCGGCGGCCTGGGGGACCTCGGCGACCTGCTGCCCGGCAGCTCGCTGACCATCACCGCCAAGGCCGACGGCGTGGCCCCCGTGGTGCGCTCCTCCGCCGTCGTCTCCGTCCAGCCGGTCGCGGCCCGCGACGGCGTGGACCCCAAGCTTCCGTCCCTGACCCGCTCGGTGTCGCTGTGGACGGTCCCGTGGACGCTGCTCGCGGTGGTCCTCGTGATCACCGGGGGCGGGCTGTGGGTCCGGCGCCGCAGGCGCCTGGCCCGGGCCGCGGCCACCGCGTCGGCCCGCCGGCGCAACACCTCTGAACCGAACAACCGCCAGCACGCACCCAAGGAGCCCATCGTGCAGTTCACACGTCCCGGCCGGCGATCCGCGGCCGTCGCCGCGAGCGCGGTCGCCGCCGCCCTCGCGGGCCTGGCCCTGACCTCGCCCACGGCGGCCCAGGCCGCCCCGGCCGGCTCGGCGACGGTCAACCCGGCCACCGGCGCGGACACCAGCAGCATCGACCTGACCACGTCGGCCGCCTGCCCGGCGCCCGCCACGAACATCCTGGTCAAGGTGGCCGGCAAGGGCTTCCCGGCCGAGGGCAAGAACGTGGTGGGCAACTCGCCGATATCCACCTACGGGCAGGCGCCGTCCGGCGGCATCAACGTCCCGCTGACGATGACCATGCGCGACTACGCGAACGAGGCCGGCTTCAGCGTCCTGGAGGGCCGCTACGACCTGACGGTGGTGTGCCGCAAGGCGTTCGGATCCGACACGTACGGGGACTTCACGGGCTCCGTGTGGTTCACCTCCAACACCGCCTACCAGACGACGGATCCGGCGGTCCCGACCCCGACGCGCTGA
- a CDS encoding adenylyltransferase/cytidyltransferase family protein, with amino-acid sequence MTERDMSELTAPARRPYRIGYAPGAYDLFHIGHLNILRHARSQCDYLVAGVVSDEMAEMAKGRRPVIPLVERLEIVRSVRYVDAAFVETVPDKVETWRQVRFDVIFKGDDWRGTPKGDRLEKDFAAHGVDVVYFPYTVHTSSTQLRRALDALSEPPAAEQRG; translated from the coding sequence ATGACGGAGCGGGACATGTCCGAACTTACTGCGCCCGCGCGCAGACCGTACAGAATCGGCTACGCCCCGGGGGCGTACGATCTGTTTCATATCGGACATCTCAACATCCTGAGGCACGCGAGGAGTCAGTGCGACTACCTGGTGGCCGGGGTCGTGTCAGATGAAATGGCCGAAATGGCCAAGGGGCGCCGCCCGGTGATACCCCTGGTCGAACGCCTGGAGATCGTCCGCAGTGTGAGATATGTCGACGCCGCTTTTGTCGAGACTGTCCCGGACAAAGTCGAAACATGGAGACAAGTCCGGTTCGATGTGATTTTCAAGGGTGACGACTGGCGCGGCACCCCCAAGGGCGACCGGCTGGAAAAGGACTTCGCCGCCCACGGGGTCGACGTCGTCTACTTCCCGTACACCGTGCACACCTCCAGCACCCAGCTGCGCCGGGCCCTGGACGCCCTCTCCGAGCCGCCGGCCGCCGAACAGCGGGGCTGA
- a CDS encoding lipopolysaccharide biosynthesis protein, producing MIETNRPAAAPAEDEPDLLRDQFRQLLRYRRLIGAGVGIGLLGGVYLGVTTADTYVATADIVLRAPTDDPFNPSLAPDKAINIGSERQVALSSSIANEAAKKLGVSASGFRSLRSGLQVTNPPQTMVLRFTYTAASPAEAAKRANAMTEAYLLKRQEALDVTRDKMVKGYQDQRDPVAKQLDELVKQINGMPAGPARDAAYSSKTDQQSKVNTLNSNIAKLQALDMTPGRVTSAAVPPHGADGPGIAMSLALGAAVGLALGLLAAWVRLVFDPAPRSEGDVARALRAPVLGSLPRGKADGGPLLAAGEEDPRLAEEFRSVAFRLAYDSRFADRRRLLVVAPRGSSEIAAAVAVNLAASFAETGKDVLLIEADLRTPVLAGQLPTESAGRPRWSHSQGAPGPQHADIEWPDGRQLVVDAGESGSFDLIPGERVRNVPRALTSSRASRLISEADSPNSTVVVLAPPVLSYADALALVDRVDGVLVVCNPGAVRRTDLSRIRELISGAGGTVLGAVLHAPLPGDKRSRSFRRGGAPAPEAPEPAPAPRRREPQPIPYEVAAADAAQHIPGDGTDTVALRTVRTGRR from the coding sequence GTGATCGAGACCAACCGACCGGCGGCGGCTCCGGCCGAGGACGAGCCGGACCTGCTCCGGGACCAGTTCCGCCAGCTCCTGCGCTACCGCCGGCTCATCGGCGCGGGCGTGGGCATCGGCCTGCTCGGCGGGGTCTACCTCGGCGTCACCACGGCGGACACCTACGTGGCCACCGCGGACATCGTGCTGCGCGCCCCCACCGACGACCCGTTCAACCCGAGCCTCGCCCCCGACAAGGCGATCAACATCGGCTCGGAGCGCCAGGTCGCGCTCTCCAGCTCCATAGCCAACGAGGCCGCGAAGAAGCTCGGCGTCTCGGCCTCCGGCTTCCGCTCCCTGCGCAGCGGTCTGCAGGTGACCAACCCGCCGCAGACGATGGTGCTGCGCTTCACCTACACCGCGGCCTCCCCCGCCGAGGCCGCCAAGCGCGCCAACGCGATGACCGAGGCGTACCTGCTCAAGCGGCAGGAGGCCCTCGACGTCACCCGCGACAAGATGGTCAAGGGGTACCAGGACCAGCGCGATCCGGTCGCCAAGCAGCTCGACGAGCTCGTCAAGCAGATCAACGGCATGCCGGCCGGTCCGGCGCGCGACGCGGCGTACTCCTCCAAGACCGACCAGCAGAGCAAGGTCAACACCCTCAACAGCAACATCGCCAAGCTCCAGGCCCTGGACATGACCCCCGGCCGGGTCACCAGCGCCGCCGTCCCGCCGCACGGGGCCGACGGCCCCGGCATCGCCATGTCGCTCGCGCTCGGCGCGGCCGTGGGCCTGGCGCTCGGCCTGCTCGCCGCCTGGGTGCGGCTCGTCTTCGACCCGGCACCGCGCTCCGAGGGCGACGTCGCCCGGGCCCTGCGCGCGCCCGTGCTGGGCTCCCTGCCGCGGGGCAAGGCCGACGGCGGGCCGCTGCTCGCGGCGGGCGAGGAGGACCCCCGGCTGGCGGAGGAGTTCCGCTCGGTGGCCTTCCGGCTCGCCTACGACTCCCGCTTCGCCGACCGGCGCCGGCTCCTCGTGGTCGCCCCGCGCGGCAGCAGCGAGATCGCCGCCGCCGTGGCGGTGAACCTGGCGGCCTCCTTCGCGGAGACCGGCAAGGACGTCCTGCTCATCGAGGCCGACCTGCGCACCCCGGTGCTGGCCGGCCAGCTGCCGACCGAGTCGGCCGGCCGGCCGCGCTGGAGCCACTCCCAGGGCGCCCCCGGACCGCAGCACGCGGACATCGAGTGGCCCGACGGGCGCCAGCTCGTCGTGGACGCCGGGGAGTCGGGCTCCTTCGACCTGATCCCCGGCGAGCGGGTGCGCAACGTGCCCCGCGCGCTGACCTCCTCGCGCGCCTCCCGGCTGATCTCCGAGGCCGACTCCCCCAACTCCACCGTCGTGGTGCTCGCACCTCCCGTGCTCTCCTACGCCGACGCGCTCGCGCTCGTGGACCGCGTCGACGGCGTCCTGGTGGTCTGCAACCCCGGCGCGGTGCGCCGTACGGACCTCTCGCGCATCCGCGAGCTGATCAGCGGCGCCGGCGGCACGGTGCTCGGCGCGGTGCTGCACGCCCCGCTGCCGGGCGACAAGCGCAGCCGCAGCTTCCGCAGGGGCGGCGCGCCCGCCCCCGAGGCCCCGGAGCCCGCGCCGGCGCCCCGCCGGCGTGAACCGCAGCCGATCCCCTACGAGGTGGCGGCCGCCGACGCCGCGCAGCACATCCCGGGCGACGGCACCGACACGGTCGCCCTGCGTACGGTCCGCACGGGCCGGCGGTGA
- a CDS encoding glycosyltransferase family 4 protein, which yields MVSTNYAPEHTGIGPYATQIAEHWADLGHETHVLAGMPHYPSWSLEPEYKGALRRTERRAGVTVHRRAHTVPPRQTAVRRALFEGSILLHGAVAPPRMRKPDAVLAQMPSLAGGLLAARLAARWKVPYVPVVQDLMGAAAAQSGISGGDKAAAVAGRAEAFALKRATLVGVIHETFVDRVVGMGVDPKKIRLVPNWSHVALPTKPRGRTRSHLGWAPGQTVVLHSGNMGLKQGLEVLVGAARLDPSVRFVLMGDGSQRSALADLAADVPNLDIIPPAADGEFPDILAAADVLAVTQHAAVMDMSVPSKLTSYFQAGRPVVASVAALGGTAQEVERSGAGVLVPPENPEALLRAVRALAEDPAGADALGAAGPRHVAAHLSREAGLARIDALIDEALGGPRP from the coding sequence CTGGTTTCCACGAATTACGCCCCCGAGCACACGGGCATTGGTCCGTACGCCACGCAGATCGCGGAGCACTGGGCGGATCTCGGTCACGAGACGCATGTCCTCGCCGGCATGCCGCACTACCCCTCCTGGTCGCTCGAGCCGGAGTACAAGGGGGCGCTACGGCGCACGGAACGGCGCGCGGGGGTCACTGTGCACCGGCGCGCGCACACCGTGCCGCCGCGCCAGACCGCCGTCCGGCGGGCCCTTTTTGAAGGATCGATTCTGCTGCACGGTGCCGTGGCCCCGCCCCGGATGCGCAAGCCGGACGCGGTGCTCGCCCAGATGCCCAGCCTGGCCGGCGGCCTGCTGGCCGCCCGCCTCGCGGCGCGCTGGAAGGTCCCGTACGTCCCCGTCGTCCAGGACCTGATGGGCGCCGCCGCCGCGCAGAGCGGCATCAGCGGCGGCGACAAGGCCGCCGCGGTGGCCGGGCGCGCGGAGGCCTTCGCGCTCAAGCGGGCCACCCTCGTCGGCGTCATCCACGAGACCTTCGTGGACCGGGTCGTCGGCATGGGCGTGGATCCCAAGAAGATCCGGCTCGTGCCCAACTGGTCCCACGTGGCCCTGCCCACCAAGCCGCGCGGCCGCACCCGCAGCCACCTCGGCTGGGCGCCCGGGCAGACCGTCGTGCTGCACTCCGGGAACATGGGGCTCAAGCAGGGCCTGGAAGTCCTCGTCGGCGCCGCCCGGCTGGACCCGAGCGTCCGTTTCGTCCTAATGGGCGACGGAAGCCAGCGCTCCGCCCTCGCCGACCTCGCGGCCGACGTCCCCAATCTCGACATCATCCCCCCTGCCGCCGACGGGGAGTTCCCGGATATCCTCGCCGCGGCGGACGTGCTCGCGGTCACGCAGCACGCCGCCGTGATGGACATGAGCGTGCCGTCCAAGCTGACCTCGTACTTCCAGGCCGGCCGTCCCGTGGTCGCCTCCGTCGCGGCCCTGGGCGGCACCGCCCAGGAAGTGGAACGTTCGGGCGCGGGCGTGCTCGTACCGCCGGAGAACCCGGAAGCCCTGCTCAGGGCCGTACGGGCACTGGCCGAGGATCCGGCGGGAGCGGACGCGCTGGGCGCGGCCGGTCCGCGCCATGTGGCGGCACACCTGAGCCGTGAGGCGGGCCTGGCCCGCATCGACGCACTGATCGACGAAGCACTTGGGGGTCCCCGGCCGTGA
- the pstS gene encoding phosphate ABC transporter substrate-binding protein PstS, producing the protein MPGRPPAYPVRAPSGVRARFLVRGLALLLAVLAAALPGAAPAAAESYVPVSGAGSTWSQNALDQWRANVKQYGMTVNYSGTGSSDGRNQFRNGTVDFAVSEIPYGIKDSGVVDPPPSRKFSYMPIVAGGTAFMYNLKIGNRRVTNLRLSGEVVAKIFTGVITTWNDAAIKADNPALAASLPARKIVPVVRSDGSGTTAQLTKWLSTRHGSLWDAYCAKAGRTTPCGETSNFPTSRGFVGQSGSNGVSGYVAQEGNIGTITYVEYSYAVSTTGFPVAKILNEAGYYTEPTAQNVAVSLGKARIESDLTQKLDGVYAGTDNRTYPLSSYSYMIIPTAQESNFNPQKGKALGAFAYYFLCEGQRSVDRLGYSPLPVNLVQAGLEQVRRIPGVTVANIDIKNCKNPTFSADGTNTLAQTAPQPPDCDKRGATQCETGTGGNKTPTQTGSASGGSGSGGATGAGGAASGGATGTGGPGTGGTGDGGAGSAGATGGAAADGGTGDGAAAASGGADTGGVDPQTGRPLAAGAGDLFGIPVTTANGIGGSLQTVLMVLGALILLAVTVAPPLVTRHMTRHRRTAGGS; encoded by the coding sequence ATGCCCGGACGACCCCCGGCATACCCCGTGCGCGCCCCCTCGGGCGTGCGCGCACGCTTCCTCGTCCGCGGACTCGCGCTGCTCCTGGCCGTGTTGGCCGCCGCCCTGCCCGGCGCGGCGCCCGCCGCCGCCGAAAGCTACGTACCGGTCTCCGGCGCCGGTTCCACCTGGAGCCAGAACGCCCTCGACCAGTGGCGTGCCAACGTCAAGCAGTACGGCATGACCGTCAACTACAGCGGTACGGGATCGTCCGACGGCCGCAACCAGTTCCGCAACGGCACCGTCGACTTCGCGGTCTCCGAGATCCCCTACGGGATCAAGGACTCCGGGGTCGTCGACCCGCCACCCTCGCGCAAGTTCAGCTACATGCCGATCGTCGCGGGCGGCACGGCCTTCATGTACAACCTCAAGATCGGCAACCGCCGCGTCACCAACCTGAGGCTCTCCGGCGAGGTCGTCGCCAAGATCTTCACCGGCGTGATCACCACGTGGAACGACGCGGCCATCAAGGCCGACAACCCGGCGCTCGCCGCCTCCCTCCCCGCCCGCAAGATCGTCCCCGTCGTCCGCTCCGACGGCTCGGGCACGACGGCCCAGCTGACCAAGTGGCTGAGCACCCGCCACGGATCGCTGTGGGACGCCTACTGCGCCAAGGCCGGCCGTACCACCCCCTGCGGGGAGACCTCCAACTTTCCCACCAGCCGCGGGTTCGTGGGGCAGTCCGGATCCAACGGGGTCTCCGGCTACGTCGCCCAAGAGGGCAACATCGGCACCATCACCTACGTGGAGTACTCCTACGCGGTCTCCACGACGGGCTTCCCCGTGGCCAAGATCCTCAACGAGGCGGGCTACTACACCGAGCCCACCGCCCAGAACGTCGCGGTCTCCCTCGGCAAGGCGCGGATCGAGTCCGACCTCACCCAGAAGCTGGACGGGGTCTACGCGGGCACCGACAACCGCACCTACCCGCTCTCCAGCTACAGCTACATGATCATCCCGACCGCGCAGGAGTCGAACTTCAACCCGCAGAAGGGCAAGGCGCTCGGCGCCTTCGCCTACTACTTCCTCTGCGAGGGACAGCGCTCGGTCGACCGGCTCGGGTACTCTCCGCTGCCCGTCAACCTCGTCCAGGCCGGTCTGGAACAGGTCCGCCGCATCCCCGGCGTGACCGTGGCGAACATCGACATCAAGAACTGCAAGAACCCCACCTTCTCCGCCGACGGCACCAACACCCTCGCCCAGACCGCCCCGCAGCCACCCGACTGCGACAAGCGGGGTGCCACCCAGTGCGAGACCGGCACCGGCGGCAACAAGACGCCCACCCAGACCGGCAGCGCCTCGGGCGGCTCCGGCTCGGGAGGTGCCACGGGCGCGGGCGGCGCGGCCTCCGGCGGCGCCACGGGCACGGGCGGACCGGGCACGGGCGGTACGGGTGACGGCGGCGCGGGTTCCGCCGGCGCGACGGGCGGCGCCGCGGCCGACGGCGGTACGGGAGACGGCGCGGCCGCCGCGTCCGGCGGCGCCGACACCGGGGGAGTCGACCCGCAGACGGGCCGCCCGCTCGCGGCCGGGGCGGGCGACCTGTTCGGGATACCCGTCACCACCGCGAACGGCATCGGCGGTTCCCTGCAGACCGTCCTGATGGTGCTCGGCGCCCTGATCCTGCTCGCGGTGACCGTCGCCCCGCCGCTGGTCACCCGGCACATGACCCGGCACCGGCGCACGGCAGGCGGCTCCTGA
- a CDS encoding Ig-like domain-containing protein, which yields MLKNRLNTSRAARALALGVAALTTAFAAGLAGASAAYAAPIGTIEVNPATGADTSGIAFTTSGACPAGATNVLVKVEGSGFPAGGLNVVGNSPVGTYPTAPNGGMVIPLTSTMRDYASQAGFTTLQGKYDFTVICRTAFNGTSLGDYTGAVWFTSNTAYQNTDPAVKTDTTTSLAVTPAGPAQAGTPVTLTATVAPAAAGGTVQFKDGAGDLGTAVTVNNGTAALTTSNLAAGTHGLTAVFTPASASYNGSSSAVVSYAVAAVPATATTTALAVSPAATAPQFSPVTLTGTVTPAGAAGAVKFTDTVGGSTLTLGTVPVAGGSATLTTSSLPVGSHSFTAVFVPADAGAFTGSDSGAIPYVVGAFTGVSASETITTTVNSGALVISVANPQVTLPSPVLNADGDLLTTAGSINPVTLTDTRAGNPGWTVSGQVTDFSDGATHAINGQNLGWSPKLVDKAPAQTVTAGSAVAAAHGAATGDAGTAGLKSARTLANGTGLGTAHFGADLALNVPTSTVSGTYSATLTLTAI from the coding sequence GTGCTGAAGAACAGGCTGAACACCTCCCGGGCGGCACGGGCCCTGGCCCTCGGCGTCGCCGCCCTGACCACCGCCTTCGCGGCGGGTCTGGCCGGCGCGAGCGCCGCGTACGCCGCCCCGATCGGCACCATCGAGGTCAACCCGGCGACCGGCGCGGACACGTCCGGCATCGCCTTCACCACCTCGGGCGCCTGCCCGGCCGGCGCCACCAACGTGCTGGTCAAGGTGGAGGGCTCCGGCTTCCCGGCCGGCGGCCTGAACGTGGTCGGCAACTCGCCCGTCGGGACCTACCCGACCGCCCCGAACGGCGGCATGGTCATCCCGCTGACCTCCACGATGCGGGACTACGCCAGCCAGGCCGGCTTCACCACCCTGCAGGGCAAGTACGACTTCACGGTCATCTGCCGGACCGCCTTCAACGGCACCAGCCTCGGCGACTACACGGGCGCCGTCTGGTTCACCTCGAACACGGCCTACCAGAACACCGACCCGGCCGTGAAGACCGACACCACCACCTCGCTCGCGGTCACCCCGGCCGGCCCCGCCCAGGCGGGCACCCCGGTCACCCTCACCGCCACCGTCGCCCCGGCCGCCGCCGGCGGCACCGTCCAGTTCAAGGACGGCGCGGGCGACCTCGGCACGGCCGTCACGGTGAACAACGGCACGGCCGCGCTCACCACCTCCAACCTGGCCGCCGGCACGCACGGCCTGACCGCCGTCTTCACCCCGGCGAGCGCCTCGTACAACGGCTCGTCCTCCGCGGTGGTCTCCTACGCGGTCGCGGCCGTCCCGGCCACGGCCACCACCACCGCCCTGGCCGTCTCCCCGGCCGCCACCGCGCCGCAGTTCAGCCCGGTGACCCTGACCGGCACGGTCACCCCCGCGGGCGCCGCGGGAGCCGTGAAGTTCACCGACACCGTCGGCGGCAGCACCCTCACCCTGGGCACCGTCCCGGTCGCGGGCGGCAGCGCCACCCTCACCACCAGCAGCCTCCCGGTGGGCAGCCACTCCTTCACCGCGGTGTTCGTGCCGGCCGACGCGGGCGCCTTCACCGGCTCCGACTCGGGCGCGATCCCCTACGTGGTGGGCGCCTTCACCGGCGTCTCCGCCTCCGAGACCATCACCACGACCGTCAACTCGGGCGCGCTCGTCATCAGCGTCGCCAACCCGCAGGTCACGCTGCCCTCGCCGGTGCTCAACGCCGACGGCGACCTGCTGACCACCGCCGGGTCCATCAACCCGGTCACCCTCACCGACACCCGCGCCGGAAACCCGGGCTGGACCGTCAGCGGCCAGGTCACCGACTTCTCCGACGGTGCCACGCACGCCATCAACGGCCAGAACCTCGGCTGGTCCCCGAAGCTCGTCGACAAGGCGCCCGCGCAGACGGTGACGGCCGGTTCCGCCGTCGCCGCCGCGCACGGAGCCGCCACCGGCGACGCGGGCACGGCGGGCCTCAAGTCCGCCCGCACGCTGGCCAACGGCACCGGCCTCGGCACCGCGCACTTCGGCGCCGACCTCGCCCTGAACGTCCCGACCTCCACGGTGTCCGGCACGTACTCCGCGACCCTCACGCTCACCGCCATCTGA
- a CDS encoding substrate-binding domain-containing protein: MNKKKIAFAVAAAALAAGTAGAGLAAADPAGPPPYRQLSGVGSDTTQDVMNGLAAAITVNGQKVIGSYDATGSANVTTKDPAVNPNCTIARPNGSGAGRSALLTSLQANNGCLDFARSSALNLAAAAPGLTYVPFAVDGVSYAITPGSAIPRKLSLTDLKAIYHCDPNYVGAGPNYDMTVYLPQAGSGTRSFWESQMGITDADVVAGVYPCVKDKKGTTPVQEHDGRVLDDKSIVPFSIAQYQAQSSQTIADLRGRAILGTVDGLAPTVLNSGFGVKRDVYNVIPTSKVAVAPWSTVFVGSTSEICKQTSVINTYGFATNPNCGDTTKQTP; encoded by the coding sequence GTGAACAAGAAGAAGATCGCCTTCGCCGTCGCCGCAGCCGCCCTCGCGGCCGGCACCGCCGGCGCCGGCCTCGCCGCCGCCGACCCGGCGGGCCCGCCGCCGTACCGCCAGCTCTCCGGCGTCGGCTCCGACACCACCCAGGACGTCATGAACGGCCTGGCCGCGGCCATCACGGTCAACGGCCAGAAGGTCATCGGCTCCTACGACGCCACCGGTTCCGCGAACGTCACCACCAAGGACCCGGCGGTCAACCCGAACTGCACCATCGCCCGGCCGAACGGCTCGGGCGCCGGCCGCTCCGCGCTGCTCACCTCGCTCCAGGCGAACAACGGCTGTCTGGACTTCGCGCGCTCCTCCGCGCTGAACCTCGCGGCCGCGGCCCCGGGCCTGACGTACGTCCCCTTCGCGGTCGACGGCGTCAGCTACGCCATCACCCCCGGTTCGGCGATCCCGCGCAAGCTCTCGCTGACCGACCTGAAGGCGATCTACCACTGCGACCCGAACTACGTGGGCGCGGGCCCCAACTACGACATGACCGTCTACCTGCCGCAGGCCGGCTCGGGCACCCGCAGCTTCTGGGAGTCCCAGATGGGGATCACCGACGCCGACGTCGTCGCGGGCGTCTACCCCTGCGTCAAGGACAAGAAGGGCACCACCCCGGTGCAGGAGCACGACGGCCGCGTCCTCGACGACAAGTCGATCGTGCCCTTCTCCATCGCCCAGTACCAGGCGCAGTCCTCGCAGACGATCGCCGACCTGCGCGGCCGCGCCATCCTCGGCACGGTCGACGGCCTCGCTCCCACCGTGCTCAACAGCGGCTTCGGCGTGAAGCGCGACGTCTACAACGTCATTCCGACCAGCAAGGTCGCCGTCGCGCCGTGGAGCACCGTCTTCGTCGGCTCCACCTCCGAGATCTGCAAGCAGACCTCGGTGATCAACACGTACGGCTTCGCCACCAACCCGAACTGCGGCGACACCACCAAGCAGACCCCGTGA
- a CDS encoding cupin domain-containing protein: MAGRQATARRPQAAVRRPKAEAASDLVAREITIEPGGCTGWHYHRVPLIAVVKAGTLTRILWDGTVEVHHVGAAFVEPAGIRHVHLGRNLGRGPVVLHVTAALAEGEPFALPAEAPPGATPCACPARAR, translated from the coding sequence ATGGCTGGACGACAGGCGACGGCGCGACGCCCCCAGGCGGCGGTTCGACGCCCCAAGGCGGAGGCCGCCTCCGATCTCGTGGCGAGAGAGATCACGATAGAGCCGGGCGGCTGCACCGGCTGGCACTACCACCGCGTCCCCCTGATCGCGGTGGTCAAGGCCGGGACCCTGACCCGGATCCTGTGGGACGGCACGGTCGAGGTGCACCACGTCGGAGCCGCCTTCGTGGAGCCGGCGGGCATCCGGCACGTCCACCTCGGCCGCAACCTGGGCAGGGGGCCCGTCGTGCTCCACGTGACCGCCGCCCTCGCCGAGGGCGAGCCCTTCGCGCTGCCCGCCGAGGCGCCGCCCGGGGCGACGCCCTGCGCGTGCCCGGCCCGCGCGCGGTGA